The following proteins come from a genomic window of Chelmon rostratus isolate fCheRos1 chromosome 23, fCheRos1.pri, whole genome shotgun sequence:
- the stim2b gene encoding stromal interaction molecule 2 isoform X1, whose translation MSYIHKVLNVLLRGLVIYAVLGLECTYSDDLPSQPSDAANVATTDPCLIVMPPCMGEADRFSLEALRHIHKQLDDDNDGGIEVNESVEFIIEDMKQQQTNKHSNLHREDQHITVEELWKGWKTSEVHNWTIEDTVQWLKESVELPQYEKNFRDFRVTGNTLPRLAANEPSFMSMQLKILDQRHKQKLNLKALDAVLFGPPLRPQHNWMKDFVLMISIVIGVGGCWFAYVQNKSSKVHISQMMKDLESLQHAEQSLLDLQSRLEKAQEENRTVAVEKQNLEQKMRDEITGAKTEAHRLRELREGAECELSRLKYAEEELVQVRKALKRAEKEMQSERSVPEALQKWLQLTHEVEVQYYNIKKQNAEFQLCVAKDEAEKIKKKRGSVFGTLHVAHSSSLDEVDHKILEAKKALSEVTACLRERLHRWQQIEKLCNFPVVNNSGLPSLTASLYSDHSWVVMPRVSVPPYPIAGGVDDLDEDTPPIIPQFTTTTLIRPSLTRSSSLCRSRRSLLSSPQSSLMSPDPDLLSMASSSLSYRPEADDEHIMFSSDRRGYVAVAGTPRNGFTVWTHREPAQEGSSDTDSLNSSLGRKQLHNPCTPGSDAPYRKISREELLLFGQSSELPACTPATSTTHTTSSSSSSSLRDSTPPPLPPTPAATPSGPPSTSPSPALEHHPFAHRGSPDLTRIIPESQSMTFTQGSVTSPTGKGMYNGILEKSYSFGQLPASMLPNVGRYPSLTSLDSEGRSVGREYKLQSTSSQDSSDNGEKIKRSSSKIKSLFKKKK comes from the exons ATCCCTGTCTCATAGTGATGCCACCGTGCATGGGCGAGGCCGACCGCTTCAGCCTGGAAGCGCTGCGGCACATCCACAAACAGCTGGATGACGACAATGACGGGGGAATAGAGGTCAACGAGAGTGTGGAG TTCATAATAGAAgacatgaagcagcagcaaaccaacaaacacagcaacctGCACCGCGAAGACCAGCACATCACCGTGGAGGAGCTGTGGAAGGGCTGGAAGACCTCTGAAG TCCACAACTGGACCATCGAGGACACGGTGCAGTGGCTGAAGGAGTCGGTGGAGCTGCCGCAGTACGAGAAGAACTTCCGGGACTTCCGGGTCACAGGGAACACCCTACCTCG ATTAGCGGCAAATGAACCGTCGTTTATGTCGATGCAGCTGAAGATATTAGACCAGCGGCATAAACAAAAGCTAAACCTAAAGGCACTAGATGCGGTGCTGTTTGGGCCTCCTCTCC GTCCACAACATAACTGGATGAAAGACTTCGTCCTGATGATCTCCATAGTGATCGGTGTTGGGGGCTGCTGGTTTGCATACGTGCAGAATAAGTCCAGCAAGGTGCATATCTCTCAGATGATGAAGGATCTGGAGAGCCTGCAACATGCTGAGCAGAGCCTCTTAGACCTGCAGAGCCG ACTGGAAAAGGCTCAGGAGGAGAACCGGACGGTGGCCGTGGAGAAGCAGAACCTGGAGCAGAAGATGCGGGATGAGATCACCGGGGCCAAAACGGAGGCTCACAGGCTTCGAGAGCTGCGAGAGGGCGCTGAATGCGAACTGAGCCGGCTCAAATACGCAGAGGAGGAGCTAGTACAG GTGCGAAAGGCTCTGAAGCGAGCGGAGAAGGAGATGCAGTCGGAGCGATCGGTGCCCGAAGCTCTTCAGAAGTGGCTCCAGCTCACACATGAGGTGGAGGTTCAGTACTACAACATCAAGAAACAGAACGCAGAGTTTCAGCTGTGCGTCGCCAAAGACGAG gcagagaaaataaaaaagaagagaggtTCTGTGTTTGGAACACTTCATGTAGCCCACAGTTCATCGCTGGACGAGGTGGACCACAAGATACTGGAAGCAAA gAAAGCTCTGTCGGAGGTAACGGCGTGCCTGAGGGAGCGGCTGCACCGCTGGCAGCAGATCGAGAAGCTTTGCAACTTCCCCGTCGTCAATAACTCGGGGCTGCCGAGCCTGACGGCCAGCCTCTACTCAGACCACAGCTGGGTGGTCATGCCGCGAGTCTCGGTGCCTCCGTACCCCATCGCAGGGGGTGTGGATGACCTGGACGAGGACACGCCTCCCATCATTCCGCAGTTCACAA cGACCACGCTGATCCGGCCCTCGCTGACCCGCAGTAGCAGCCTGTGTCGTTCCCGCCGGAGCCTGCTGAGCTCTCCACAGTCCTCGCTGATGTCCCCAGACCCCGACCTGCTGTCCATGGCCAGCTCTtccctctcctatcgccccgaGGCAGACGACGAACATATCATGTTCAGCTCGGATAGGAGGGGGTATGTAGCGGTGGCCGGAACGCCGCGGAATGGTTTTACAGTTTGGACTCACAG GGAGCCGGCGCAGGAGGGCAGCTCCGACACAGACTCCCTGAACTCCTCCTTGGGCCGCAAGCAGCTGCACAACCCCTGCACGCCGGGCTCGGACGCCCCGTACCGCAAGATCTCCCgcgaggagctgctgctgttcggCCAGAGCTCGGAGCTTCCCGCGTGCACCCccgccacctccaccacccacaccaccagcagcagcagcagcagcagtctcagGGACTCCACGCCCCCCCCTCTGCCTCCCACTCCGGCCGCCACCCCGTCCGGCCCGCCCTCCACCTCGCCTTCCCCGGCCTTGGAGCACCACCCGTTCGCACACAGAGGCTCACCTGACCTCACCCGCATCATACCCGAGTCCCAAAGCATGACCTTCACACAGGGGAGCGTCACCTCTCCGACGGGCAAAGGCATGTACAACGGCATCCTGGAGAAGTCCTACAGCTTCGGCCAGCTGCCCGCAAGCATGCTGCCCAACGTGGGGCGTTACCCGTCTCTTACCTCCCTGGACTCGGAGGGCCGGAGCGTGGGAAGGGAATACAAGCTCCAGAGCACCTCCTCCCAGGACTCCAGCGACAATGGAGAGAAAATCAAGCGCTCCTCCTCTAAAATCAAAAGCttatttaagaagaaaaaataa
- the stim2b gene encoding stromal interaction molecule 2 isoform X2: MSYIHKVLNVLLRGLVIYAVLGLECTYSDDLPSQPSDAANVATTDPCLIVMPPCMGEADRFSLEALRHIHKQLDDDNDGGIEVNESVEFIIEDMKQQQTNKHSNLHREDQHITVEELWKGWKTSEVHNWTIEDTVQWLKESVELPQYEKNFRDFRVTGNTLPRLAANEPSFMSMQLKILDQRHKQKLNLKALDAVLFGPPLRPQHNWMKDFVLMISIVIGVGGCWFAYVQNKSSKVHISQMMKDLESLQHAEQSLLDLQSRLEKAQEENRTVAVEKQNLEQKMRDEITGAKTEAHRLRELREGAECELSRLKYAEEELVQVRKALKRAEKEMQSERSVPEALQKWLQLTHEVEVQYYNIKKQNAEFQLCVAKDEAEKIKKKRGSVFGTLHVAHSSSLDEVDHKILEAKKALSEVTACLRERLHRWQQIEKLCNFPVVNNSGLPSLTASLYSDHSWVVMPRVSVPPYPIAGGVDDLDEDTPPIIPQFTTTTLIRPSLTRSSSLCRSRRSLLSSPQSSLMSPDPDLLSMASSSLSYRPEADDEHIMFSSDRRGEPAQEGSSDTDSLNSSLGRKQLHNPCTPGSDAPYRKISREELLLFGQSSELPACTPATSTTHTTSSSSSSSLRDSTPPPLPPTPAATPSGPPSTSPSPALEHHPFAHRGSPDLTRIIPESQSMTFTQGSVTSPTGKGMYNGILEKSYSFGQLPASMLPNVGRYPSLTSLDSEGRSVGREYKLQSTSSQDSSDNGEKIKRSSSKIKSLFKKKK, translated from the exons ATCCCTGTCTCATAGTGATGCCACCGTGCATGGGCGAGGCCGACCGCTTCAGCCTGGAAGCGCTGCGGCACATCCACAAACAGCTGGATGACGACAATGACGGGGGAATAGAGGTCAACGAGAGTGTGGAG TTCATAATAGAAgacatgaagcagcagcaaaccaacaaacacagcaacctGCACCGCGAAGACCAGCACATCACCGTGGAGGAGCTGTGGAAGGGCTGGAAGACCTCTGAAG TCCACAACTGGACCATCGAGGACACGGTGCAGTGGCTGAAGGAGTCGGTGGAGCTGCCGCAGTACGAGAAGAACTTCCGGGACTTCCGGGTCACAGGGAACACCCTACCTCG ATTAGCGGCAAATGAACCGTCGTTTATGTCGATGCAGCTGAAGATATTAGACCAGCGGCATAAACAAAAGCTAAACCTAAAGGCACTAGATGCGGTGCTGTTTGGGCCTCCTCTCC GTCCACAACATAACTGGATGAAAGACTTCGTCCTGATGATCTCCATAGTGATCGGTGTTGGGGGCTGCTGGTTTGCATACGTGCAGAATAAGTCCAGCAAGGTGCATATCTCTCAGATGATGAAGGATCTGGAGAGCCTGCAACATGCTGAGCAGAGCCTCTTAGACCTGCAGAGCCG ACTGGAAAAGGCTCAGGAGGAGAACCGGACGGTGGCCGTGGAGAAGCAGAACCTGGAGCAGAAGATGCGGGATGAGATCACCGGGGCCAAAACGGAGGCTCACAGGCTTCGAGAGCTGCGAGAGGGCGCTGAATGCGAACTGAGCCGGCTCAAATACGCAGAGGAGGAGCTAGTACAG GTGCGAAAGGCTCTGAAGCGAGCGGAGAAGGAGATGCAGTCGGAGCGATCGGTGCCCGAAGCTCTTCAGAAGTGGCTCCAGCTCACACATGAGGTGGAGGTTCAGTACTACAACATCAAGAAACAGAACGCAGAGTTTCAGCTGTGCGTCGCCAAAGACGAG gcagagaaaataaaaaagaagagaggtTCTGTGTTTGGAACACTTCATGTAGCCCACAGTTCATCGCTGGACGAGGTGGACCACAAGATACTGGAAGCAAA gAAAGCTCTGTCGGAGGTAACGGCGTGCCTGAGGGAGCGGCTGCACCGCTGGCAGCAGATCGAGAAGCTTTGCAACTTCCCCGTCGTCAATAACTCGGGGCTGCCGAGCCTGACGGCCAGCCTCTACTCAGACCACAGCTGGGTGGTCATGCCGCGAGTCTCGGTGCCTCCGTACCCCATCGCAGGGGGTGTGGATGACCTGGACGAGGACACGCCTCCCATCATTCCGCAGTTCACAA cGACCACGCTGATCCGGCCCTCGCTGACCCGCAGTAGCAGCCTGTGTCGTTCCCGCCGGAGCCTGCTGAGCTCTCCACAGTCCTCGCTGATGTCCCCAGACCCCGACCTGCTGTCCATGGCCAGCTCTtccctctcctatcgccccgaGGCAGACGACGAACATATCATGTTCAGCTCGGATAGGAGGGG GGAGCCGGCGCAGGAGGGCAGCTCCGACACAGACTCCCTGAACTCCTCCTTGGGCCGCAAGCAGCTGCACAACCCCTGCACGCCGGGCTCGGACGCCCCGTACCGCAAGATCTCCCgcgaggagctgctgctgttcggCCAGAGCTCGGAGCTTCCCGCGTGCACCCccgccacctccaccacccacaccaccagcagcagcagcagcagcagtctcagGGACTCCACGCCCCCCCCTCTGCCTCCCACTCCGGCCGCCACCCCGTCCGGCCCGCCCTCCACCTCGCCTTCCCCGGCCTTGGAGCACCACCCGTTCGCACACAGAGGCTCACCTGACCTCACCCGCATCATACCCGAGTCCCAAAGCATGACCTTCACACAGGGGAGCGTCACCTCTCCGACGGGCAAAGGCATGTACAACGGCATCCTGGAGAAGTCCTACAGCTTCGGCCAGCTGCCCGCAAGCATGCTGCCCAACGTGGGGCGTTACCCGTCTCTTACCTCCCTGGACTCGGAGGGCCGGAGCGTGGGAAGGGAATACAAGCTCCAGAGCACCTCCTCCCAGGACTCCAGCGACAATGGAGAGAAAATCAAGCGCTCCTCCTCTAAAATCAAAAGCttatttaagaagaaaaaataa